A single window of Eucalyptus grandis isolate ANBG69807.140 chromosome 1, ASM1654582v1, whole genome shotgun sequence DNA harbors:
- the LOC104442571 gene encoding transcription factor bHLH128 isoform X3, whose product MYHHHPSSSSSSSHSQKSMGSSGGGGGGGSSGGGGGLTRYSSAPGSLLANAVDSVIGNPNGGHGDFSALGSSSSSVQPPRRHHPHPPPPPSFLGHYFSADSSSLTSESTCKVNPSNGDHQHPPKDNKTTGLQRAFGLNDFGVGIGSSSASPRPSSSSLLRQRSSPAGFLSHHTPDTAGFSLTQGAGSSNGGHGFSRLKPQLSFTRQESLSHISEVSENAVEGVSPDNGHQGTTHSYATTSFGIDWENSNSIVFSPPSGKRAKNVDGDMYSFNPLETQYIFLGGLKPYEGFGKHFQMQHLRATQLLHPVSEGFIFRK is encoded by the exons ATGTATCATCATCACCCATCGtcctcgtcttcctcctccCACTCCCAGAAATCTATGGGctcgagcggcggcggcggcggcggcggtagtaGTGGTGGGGGTGGTGGTCTAACCCGCTACAGCTCAGCTCCAGGGTCTCTCTTGGCCAACGCCGTCGATTCCGTCATTGGCAACCCCAACGGCGGCCACGGCGACTTCTCCGCCCTcggatcctcctcctcctccgtccagCCGCCGCGCCGCCACCACCCACATCCACCTCCCCCGCCTTCCTTCTTGGGCCACTACTTCTCCGCGGACTCTTCTTCTCTGACCTCCGAGTCAACCTGCAAAGTCAACCCCTCCAACGGCGACCACCAGCACCCTCCAAAGGACAACAAAACCACAGGGTTGCAGAGGGCCTTCGGGTTGAACGACTTTGGGGTTGGGATTGGGtcttcctccgcctctcctcgtccttcctcttcctctctgcTGAGGCAGAGAAGCTCCCCTGCTGGCTTCCTGTCCCACCACACTCCTGATACAG CAGGATTTTCACTTACCCAAGGGGCTGGAAGCTCTAATGGTGGTCATGGATTTTCCAGGTTGAAGCCTCAATTGAGCTTCACTAGACAAGAGTCACTTTCTCATATTTCTGAAGTAAGTGAAAATGCTGTCGAAGGTGTAAGCCCAGACAATGGCCACCAAGGCACTACACATTCCTATGCCACTACAAGCTTTGGCATAGACTGGGAGAACAGTAACTCCATCGTTTTTTCTCCGCCCTCAGGAAAACGTGCCAAGAATGTCGATGGAGATATGTACAGCTTTAACCCCTTAGAAACTCAG TATATCTTTTTGGGGGGCTTAAAGCCTTATGAGGGGTTTGGCAAACACTTCCAGATGCAGCACCTTAGAGCAACCCAACTGCTTCACCCAGTTTCAGAGGGTTTTATCTTCAGAAAATGA
- the LOC104451398 gene encoding galactolipase DONGLE, chloroplastic-like — protein sequence MNLGAFSWDIIMARCQSLGNKSPIMKLSRAPPTPYSPIASAFSPKLNAVADPLILSQHACTWRDLQGSTHWENLLNPLHPLLRHEILRYADFVNACYKAFDLDPTSKRHLSCKYGKANMLGQVGLEDSGYQVTKYIYATPDINFPIQNGVPRGRWVGYVAISSDDEVVKKLGRRDLLIAFRGTVTNYEWIASLMSSLTPARLDPRNCRPEVKVESGFLSMYTSKERSGKFGLGSCREQLLSEVSRLVNKHKEDEISITLAGHSLGSALALLLAYDIAEVGIVGTRDHRDIPLTVFSFGGPRVGNLGFKKRCEELGLKVLRIANGNDPVTKLPGVLLNENFRLLGKTCAESPWSCSFYAHVGVELALEHRQRSFLDMRNPSWVHDMETYISLLTYPDATQHEEDIELAALINRFRSFASNLMKGLRLGRSPKQHDS from the coding sequence ATGAATCTTGGTGCTTTCTCATGGGACATTATAATGGCCAGATGTCAGTCATTGGGCAATAAATCTCCAATCATGAAACTTTCTCGGGCTCCTCCTACGCCATATTCTCCTATAGCTTCTGCTTTTTCACCTAAATTGAATGCAGTTGCAGACCCCTTGATCTTATCCCAACATGCATGCACCTGGAGAGATTTGCAAGGCTCCACCCACTGGGAGAACCTCCTGAATCCCTTACACCCTCTTCTCCGTCACGAGATCCTCCGCTACGCCGATTTTGTCAACGCCTGTTACAAGGCTTTTGATCTCGACCCCACCTCCAAACGCCACTTGAGCTGCAAATATGGGAAGGCGAACATGCTTGGACAGGTTGGCTTGGAGGATTCTGGCTACCAAGTCACCAAGTACATCTACGCCACCCCAGACATAAACTTCCCCATCCAAAATGGGGTTCCTCGCGGCCGTTGGGTTGGATACGTCGCGATATCATCCGACGATGAAGTGGTCAAGAAGCTTGGAAGGAGAGATTTGCTAATAGCCTTTCGTGGAACCGTGACGAACTATGAGTGGATTGCAAGCTTGATGAGCTCGCTTACACCAGCACGACTCGACCCTCGTAACTGTCGGCCAGAAGTGAAGGTGGAGTCCGGGTTCCTCAGTATGTACACATCGAAAGAGAGAAGTGGTAAGTTCGGATTGGGGAGTTGTCGTGAACAGCTCCTATCCGAGGTATCCCGACTTGTTAACAAGCACAAAGAGGACGAGATAAGCATAACATTGGCCGGTCACAGCTTGGGGAGTGCACTTGCTCTTCTTCTCGCTTATGATATCGCCGAGGTTGGAATTGTGGGTACACGGGATCATCGAGATATACCACTGACAGTCTTCTCGTTTGGAGGCCCAAGAGTTGGCAACTTGGGCTTCAAGAAACGTTGTGAAGAGTTGGGGCTCAAAGTGCTGAGGATTGCGAATGGTAATGACCCGGTGACAAAACTACCTGGCGTATTGTTGAATGAGAATTTCAGGCTTTTGGGCAAGACATGTGCTGAATCTCCATGGAGCTGCTCGTTTTATGCTCATGTGGGTGTTGAGTTAGCTCTTGAACACAGGCAGCGCTCGTTCTTGGACATGCGAAACCCTTCGTGGGTTCATGACATGGAGACCTACATCAGCTTGCTCACGTATCCTGACGCAACTCAACATGAAGAGGATATCGAATTAGCTGCCCTCATTAATAGATTCAGAAGCTTTGCAAGTAACTTGATGAAGGGACTAAGATTGGGGAGGAGTCCCAAACAACATGACTCTTGA
- the LOC104442571 gene encoding transcription factor bHLH128 isoform X1: MYHHHPSSSSSSSHSQKSMGSSGGGGGGGSSGGGGGLTRYSSAPGSLLANAVDSVIGNPNGGHGDFSALGSSSSSVQPPRRHHPHPPPPPSFLGHYFSADSSSLTSESTCKVNPSNGDHQHPPKDNKTTGLQRAFGLNDFGVGIGSSSASPRPSSSSLLRQRSSPAGFLSHHTPDTAGFSLTQGAGSSNGGHGFSRLKPQLSFTRQESLSHISEVSENAVEGVSPDNGHQGTTHSYATTSFGIDWENSNSIVFSPPSGKRAKNVDGDMYSFNPLETQFSLPQTTLEMATVENLLHIPEDSVPCKIRAKRGCATHPRSIAERERRTRISGRLKKLQELVPNMDKQTSYSDMLDLAVQHIKTLQNQVQKLHHDLDNCTCGCKPSS; encoded by the exons ATGTATCATCATCACCCATCGtcctcgtcttcctcctccCACTCCCAGAAATCTATGGGctcgagcggcggcggcggcggcggcggtagtaGTGGTGGGGGTGGTGGTCTAACCCGCTACAGCTCAGCTCCAGGGTCTCTCTTGGCCAACGCCGTCGATTCCGTCATTGGCAACCCCAACGGCGGCCACGGCGACTTCTCCGCCCTcggatcctcctcctcctccgtccagCCGCCGCGCCGCCACCACCCACATCCACCTCCCCCGCCTTCCTTCTTGGGCCACTACTTCTCCGCGGACTCTTCTTCTCTGACCTCCGAGTCAACCTGCAAAGTCAACCCCTCCAACGGCGACCACCAGCACCCTCCAAAGGACAACAAAACCACAGGGTTGCAGAGGGCCTTCGGGTTGAACGACTTTGGGGTTGGGATTGGGtcttcctccgcctctcctcgtccttcctcttcctctctgcTGAGGCAGAGAAGCTCCCCTGCTGGCTTCCTGTCCCACCACACTCCTGATACAG CAGGATTTTCACTTACCCAAGGGGCTGGAAGCTCTAATGGTGGTCATGGATTTTCCAGGTTGAAGCCTCAATTGAGCTTCACTAGACAAGAGTCACTTTCTCATATTTCTGAAGTAAGTGAAAATGCTGTCGAAGGTGTAAGCCCAGACAATGGCCACCAAGGCACTACACATTCCTATGCCACTACAAGCTTTGGCATAGACTGGGAGAACAGTAACTCCATCGTTTTTTCTCCGCCCTCAGGAAAACGTGCCAAGAATGTCGATGGAGATATGTACAGCTTTAACCCCTTAGAAACTCAG TTTAGCTTGCCCCAGACAACTCTTGAGATGGCCACTGTAGAGAATCTCCTCCATATTCCTGAAGACTCAGTTCCCTGCAAAATTCGTGCAAAGCGTGGCTGTGCAACTCACCCCCGAAGTATCGCTGAACGG gaaagaagaacaagaataaGTGGGAGGCTGAAGAAACTGCAGGAGCTTGTCCCAAACATGGATAAG CAAACAAGCTATTCAGACATGCTTGATTTGGCTGTTCAGCATATCAAAACCCTTCAGAATCAGGTTCAG AAGCTTCACCATGATCTTGATAACTGCACATGCGGGTGCAAGCCAAGCTCATAG
- the LOC104442857 gene encoding DEAD-box ATP-dependent RNA helicase 28: MSPSFVFEPPSDEDRPEDPEEEEDEDEGQEQEEEGGGGGGEKRQSPWDFAAYSESVAEEHARHSTTSVDHKIAKVLANRSLPALPDDLSSDSEPDIQEDYRPDDDGDGGSNAVETKPFFDKAEGTSFHANSFMELNLSRPLLRACEALGYTKPTPIQAACIPLALTGRDICASAITGSGKTAAFALPALERLLFRPKRVKAVRVLILTPTRELAVQVHSMIEKIAQFTDIRCCLIVGGLSTKVQEVALRSMPDIVVATPGRMIDHLRNSMSVDFEDLAVLILDEADRLLELGFSAEIHELVRLCPKRRQTMLFSATMTEEVDELIQLSLVKPLRLSADPSAKRPATLTEEVVRIRRMRESNQDAVLLALCSKTFTSKVIIFSGTKDAAHRLKIIFGLAGYKAAELHGNLTQVQRLDALELFRRQEVDFLIATDVAARGLDIIGVQTVINYACPRDLTSYVHRVGRTARAGREGCAVTFVTDNDRSLLKAIAKRAGSKLKSRIVAEQSIIKWSKLIEGMERQVAAILREEREERALRKAEMVATKAENLIAHKDDIFSRPKRTWFVTEKEKKLAAKAAKASSEKGKSSADAVISAQQAEDLKMKEKRKREREKNLPRKKRRRLEAAREMLEDENQTDKVEGDGSGKKEKSGLSLVEVAYRRAKAAKSVKKALDAGKIVREPSKKAKRISERTPSRAEEMKELFQSDMSERKVKKRGAVAGKKKSKFKSKSRYKRR; encoded by the exons ATGTCGCCGAGCTTCGTGTTCGAACCCCCCAGCGACGAAGATCGTCCGGAGGacccggaggaggaggaggacgaggacgaggggcaggagcaggaggaggagggcggcggaggtggaggtgaGAAGAGGCAGTCCCCCTGGGACTTCGCCGCCTACTCGGAGTCCGTCGCCGAGGAGCACGCCCGTCACAGCACCACCTCCGTCGACCACAAGATCGCCAAGGTCCTCGCCAATCGCTCCCTCCCGGCCCTCCCCGACGACCTCAGCTCCGATTCCGAACCTGACATCCAG GAAGATTACAGGCCGGAcgatgacggcgacggcggcagcaATGCTGTCGAAACCAAGCCCTTCTTCGACAAGGCTGAAGGAACCTCCTTTCACGCCAATTCCTTCATGGAGCTCAATCTCTCTCGCCCCCTTCTCAGGGCTTGCGAGGCTTTAGGGTACACCAAGCCCACTCCTATTCAG GCCGCGTGCATTCCCTTAGCACTGACTGGCCGTGATATTTGTGCGAGCGCCATCACTGGTTCTGGGAAG ACGGCTGCATTCGCTTTGCCTGCTTTGGAGAGGTTGCTGTTCCGACCCAAGAGAGTGAAAGCCGTAAGGGTTCTTATACTTACTCCTACCAGGGAGTTGGCAGTTCA GGTTCATAGCATGATAGAAAAAATTGCTCAATTTACCGATATCAGATGTTGCCTTATTGTTGGTGGGCTATCTACAAAG GTTCAAGAAGTGGCCTTGAGATCAATGCCAGATATTGTTGTAGCAACTCCAGGGCGCATGATAGATCACTTGCGCAATTCTATGTCAGTGGACTTTGAAGATCTTGCAGTTCTTATTCTTGATGAGGCAGATCGTCTGCTGGAGCTTGGCTTTAGTGCTGAAATTCATGAGCTG GTCCGTCTATGTCCTAAAAGGAGGCAGACTATGTTATTTTCAGCTACAATGACTGAAGAAGTGGATGAGCTTATCCAGCTTTCTCTGGTCAAACCTTTGCGCCTTTCAGCTGACCCATCAGCAAAACGTCCTGCCACATTAACTGAGGA GGTGGTCAGAATACGCCGGATGCGTGAGTCGAATCAGGACGCGGTTCTGCTGGCCTTGTGTTCGAAAACTTTCACCTCCAAAGTTATAATCTTCAG TGGAACAAAGGACGCTGCACATAGGTTGAAGATCATATTTGGTTTAGCTGGTTATAAAGCTGCGGAACTTCATGGAAATCTGACTCAAGTGCAACGCCTTGAT GCATTAGAGCTATTCAGGAGGCAAGAAGTTGATTTTCTGATTGCAACGGATGTAGCTGCCCGT GGACTTGATATAATTGGTGTCCAGACGGTTATAAACTATGCTTGTCCCCGTGATCTTACCAG TTATGTTCATCGGGTCGGTCGAACAGCCAGAGCGGGTAGGGAAGGATGTGCTGTCACTTTTGTTACTGACAATGACCGGTCCTTACTGAAAGCAATT GCTAAGAGAGCTGGCTCCAAGCTGAAGAGCCGAATAGTTGCAGAGCAATCAATAATTAAATGGTCTAAGCTCATTGAGGGGATGGAACGTCAGGTAGCTGCCATTTTAAGAGAAGAGAG GGAAGAAAGGGCCTTGAGAAAAGCTGAAATGGTGGCCACCAAG GCGGAGAATTTGATTGCTCATAAAGATGATATATTCTCACGTCCTAAAAGAACATGGTTTGTGacggaaaaggagaagaaactTGCAGCAAAGGCAGCTAAG GCCTCTTCGGAGAAAGGAAAGAGTTCTGCAGATGCGGTAATCAGTGCCCAACAAGCTGAAGACcttaaaatgaaagagaaaagaaagcgaGAACGCGAG AAAAATCTACCTCGTAAAAAGCGTCGAAGATTGGAGGCAGCTAGAGAGATGTTGGAGGATGAGAATCAGACTGACAAGGTGGAG GGTGATGGAAGTGGTAAAAAGGAGAAATCTGGATTATCGCTTGTCGAAGTGGCATACCGTCGGGCAAAAGCAGCAAAGTCAGTGAAGAAGGCTCTGGATGCTGGTAAGATTGTCAGAGAACCCAGCAAAAAGGCAAAACGAATTTCTGAAAGAACTCCATCAAGAGCAGAAGAGATGAAGGAACTTTTTCAGAGTGATATGAGTGAgcgaaaagtcaaaaagagagGTGCTGTAGCTGGAAAGAAGAAGTCCAAATTTAAAAGCAAGTCAAG GTACAAGCGGAGGTAG
- the LOC104443054 gene encoding pirin-like protein, whose product MRARCDGRLLLMVLFLGFTHRLLPLFHPRLPSPSPSLVRSAMSQPDFSTPRPVVKRVLAKQQHEGQGAVVRRSIGRNELRSLDPFLMLDEFSVSPPAGFPDHPHRGFETVTYMLQGAFTHQDFAGNRGTIRTGDVQWMTAGRGIIHSEMPAGEGVNKGLQLWINLSSRDKMIEPRYQELLSEDIGTAEDDGVEVRVIAGEAMGVRSPVYTRTPTMYLDFTLKPGARLNQSIHESWTAFVYVIEGEGVFGSADSTPVPAHNLLVLGPGDGVSVWNESSKPLRFVLIGGQPLNEPVAQHGPFVMNTPAQIDQAIEDYQYGKNGFEMARYWRSRSVG is encoded by the exons atgaGAGCGAGGTGTGATGGGCGGCTACTGCTGATGGTCCTGTTTCTCGGCTTCACCCACAGGCTTCTTCCACTGTTCCATCCTCGCCTCCCTAGCCCCTCCCCTTCCCTCGTCAGGAGCGCCATGTCCCAGCCCGATTTCAGCACCCCCCGCCCCGTTGTCAAGCGGGTCCTGGCCAAGCAGCAGCACGAGGGCCAGGGCGCCGTCGTCCGCAGAAGCATTGGCAG GAATGAATTGAGGAGCTTGGACCCCTTTCTCATGCTCGATGAGTTCTCAG TGTCTCCTCCGGCTGGATTTCCTGACCATCCGCACAGAG GGTTCGAAACTGTCACTTACATGCTCCAG GGTGCCTTCACCCATCAAGATTTCGCTGGGAACAGGGGAACCATACGAACCGGCGATGTGCAG TGGATGACGGCAGGAAGAGGAATCATCCACTCCGAGATGCCGGCGGGAGAAGGAGTGAACAAGGGGCTCCAGCTCTGGATAAATCTCTCCTCCAGAGACAAAAT GATTGAGCCACGGTACCAGGAATTGCTTAGTGAGGACATAGGCACAGCAGAGGATGATGGGGTCGAAGTCCGGGTGATCGCAGGAGAAGCGATGGGAGTGAGGTCTCCGGTCTACACAAGAACTCCAACTATGTACCTTGATTTTACTCTCAAGCCAGGAGCAAGATTGAACCAAAGCATTCACGAATCATGGACCGCTTTTGTCTACGTCATAGAAGGAGAAGGTGTTTTTGGCTCCGCGGATTCGACTCCTGTGCCAGCGCACAACTTGCTGGTTCTAGGTCCAGGGGATGGGGTGAGCGTGTGGAACGAGTCTTCGAAGCCGTTGAGGTTCGTGCTGATAGGCGGGCAGCCGCTGAATGAGCCGGTGGCGCAACACGGGCCTTTTGTGATGAACACGCCCGCTCAAATTGATCAAGCCATTGAAGACTATCAATATGGCAAGAACGGGTTTGAAATGGCCAGGTACTGGAGGTCTCGATCCGTGGGTTGA
- the LOC104442571 gene encoding transcription factor bHLH128 isoform X2 — MYHHHPSSSSSSSHSQKSMGSSGGGGGGGSSGGGGGLTRYSSAPGSLLANAVDSVIGNPNGGHGDFSALGSSSSSVQPPRRHHPHPPPPPSFLGHYFSADSSSLTSESTCKVNPSNGDHQHPPKDNKTTGLQRAFGLNDFGVGIGSSSASPRPSSSSLLRQRSSPAGFLSHHTPDTGFSLTQGAGSSNGGHGFSRLKPQLSFTRQESLSHISEVSENAVEGVSPDNGHQGTTHSYATTSFGIDWENSNSIVFSPPSGKRAKNVDGDMYSFNPLETQFSLPQTTLEMATVENLLHIPEDSVPCKIRAKRGCATHPRSIAERERRTRISGRLKKLQELVPNMDKQTSYSDMLDLAVQHIKTLQNQVQKLHHDLDNCTCGCKPSS, encoded by the exons ATGTATCATCATCACCCATCGtcctcgtcttcctcctccCACTCCCAGAAATCTATGGGctcgagcggcggcggcggcggcggcggtagtaGTGGTGGGGGTGGTGGTCTAACCCGCTACAGCTCAGCTCCAGGGTCTCTCTTGGCCAACGCCGTCGATTCCGTCATTGGCAACCCCAACGGCGGCCACGGCGACTTCTCCGCCCTcggatcctcctcctcctccgtccagCCGCCGCGCCGCCACCACCCACATCCACCTCCCCCGCCTTCCTTCTTGGGCCACTACTTCTCCGCGGACTCTTCTTCTCTGACCTCCGAGTCAACCTGCAAAGTCAACCCCTCCAACGGCGACCACCAGCACCCTCCAAAGGACAACAAAACCACAGGGTTGCAGAGGGCCTTCGGGTTGAACGACTTTGGGGTTGGGATTGGGtcttcctccgcctctcctcgtccttcctcttcctctctgcTGAGGCAGAGAAGCTCCCCTGCTGGCTTCCTGTCCCACCACACTCCTGATACAG GATTTTCACTTACCCAAGGGGCTGGAAGCTCTAATGGTGGTCATGGATTTTCCAGGTTGAAGCCTCAATTGAGCTTCACTAGACAAGAGTCACTTTCTCATATTTCTGAAGTAAGTGAAAATGCTGTCGAAGGTGTAAGCCCAGACAATGGCCACCAAGGCACTACACATTCCTATGCCACTACAAGCTTTGGCATAGACTGGGAGAACAGTAACTCCATCGTTTTTTCTCCGCCCTCAGGAAAACGTGCCAAGAATGTCGATGGAGATATGTACAGCTTTAACCCCTTAGAAACTCAG TTTAGCTTGCCCCAGACAACTCTTGAGATGGCCACTGTAGAGAATCTCCTCCATATTCCTGAAGACTCAGTTCCCTGCAAAATTCGTGCAAAGCGTGGCTGTGCAACTCACCCCCGAAGTATCGCTGAACGG gaaagaagaacaagaataaGTGGGAGGCTGAAGAAACTGCAGGAGCTTGTCCCAAACATGGATAAG CAAACAAGCTATTCAGACATGCTTGATTTGGCTGTTCAGCATATCAAAACCCTTCAGAATCAGGTTCAG AAGCTTCACCATGATCTTGATAACTGCACATGCGGGTGCAAGCCAAGCTCATAG
- the LOC104442954 gene encoding ras-related protein RABA5c encodes MSSSDEEGGEEYLFKIVIIGDSAVGKSNLLSRYARNEFNPHSKATIGVEFQTQSMDIDGKEVKAQIWDTAGQERFRAVTSAYYRGAVGALVVYDITRRSTFDSVSRWLDELKTHSDTTVARMLVGNKCDLESIRDVTVEEGKSLAESEGLFFMETSALDATNVKTAFEIVIKEIYNNVSRKVLNSDAYKAELSVNRVTLAGNGADGSKRSQSFSCCSR; translated from the exons ATGTCGTCGTCGGACGAGGAGGGAGGGGAGGAGTACCTGTTCAAGATCGTCATCATCGGGGACTCGGCGGTGGGGAAGTCGAACCTGCTGTCCCGGTACGCCCGCAACGAGTTCAACCCCCACTCCAAGGCCACCATCGGGGTGGAGTTCCAGACCCAGTCCATGGACATCGACGGCAAGGAGGTCAAGGCCCAGATTTGGGACACCGCCGGCCAGGAACGCTTCCGCGCCGTCACCTCCGCCTACTACCGCGGTGCCGTCGGCGCCCTCGTCGTCTACGACATCACCCGCCGCTCCACCTTCGACAGCGTCTCCCGCTGGCTCGACGAGCTCAAGA CTCACTCAGACACAACAGTTGCAAGGATGCTTGTTGGGAACAAATGTGACCTGGAGAGTATTAGGGATGTGACAGTCGAGGAGGGGAAGAGTTTAGCAGAATCAGAAGGGTTGTTCTTTATGGAGACTTCCGCTTTGGATGCCACAAATGTGAAGACAGCCTTCGAGATCGtgataaaagaaatatataacaATGTGAGCAGGAAGGTTCTAAATTCAGATGCATATAAAGCAGAGCTCTCTGTTAACAGGGTAACCTTGGCTGGTAATGGGGCCGATGGATCAAAGCGGAGTCAGAGCTTTTCTTGCTGTTCCAGGTGA